agaacctttaggagctagagacttaaagatgcaggtgctcctagtgcctgcgcagatcgagtttgttgccgatattcgataacttgctccgtttccaagtaatcgatctCGAAATcgtgttttttgagcaattttggcaaatattaagagctagagtcagcAAACTTGGTGTTGGAAGAAAAGGCTTCAGAGTATTCCCTACTCAATCAAAAGATTAGCATTAAATGAAAAACCGCTTGAGATTTGTAAAACTTTGATTATTTCATCAAAGCAAATCCCAAATTGAACCGAATTGCTCGCCTATTGACGAAACCATAAGCCGTCCAGTTGGGCATTTGGTCGATTTGGAAGTATTCACAATCCGGAACCCGAACCGAATTGAGTGTTAACAGAACCGAATATTGAACTTTAGCGTACACGTCACAAAGTGGCAAAAAtccatttaatttcatttaagatTGTTTAagtggctggctggctggccatTTCAAAGTTCAGCAAATATTGCCCAACCTTAGTGTACTTTGTTACGCCATGCGGCCCGATAAGCGCGAGCGGAAAGGGAACGTTGTTTGGAAACGCTCTGATTACTGTTATCAATTTCAGATCTATGTGCTGACCGTGCTGCTGCTTCCCATACGCGTGGTGGGCTGCATCTTGTCGCTGTTATCGGCCTGGATGTTCGCCTGCATTGGCCTCTATGGCATCTCTATGGAGGAGCTGCAGGCAAAGCCGCTCTCTGGCTGGCGCAGGTAAGACACAATCGATATACACATTCATATACAGATTGAACATTGTTATGTCACTTGCAGACATATGCAGTACTGGACGGCGCGTGCCATGCGAATGGTGTACACATCCGGCTCGTTTCTCTATATCGAAATGAAGGGCACACCGGCCAGCGCCAAGGAGGCGCCCATTTTGGTTGTGGCGCCACACTCTTCCTACGTTGATTCCATTTTGGTGGTCTCCGGACATCCACCGTCGATCGTGGCCAAGCGCGAGACGGCAGATATACCGCTGCTGGGGCGCATCATTAATTATGCTCAGCCCATTTATGTGCAGCGCGAAGATCCCAACTCTAGGCAGAACACCATACGACATATTGTTGATCGTGCGCGCTCCAGCGATGACTGGCCTCAGGTGGTCATCTTTTCCGAGGGTACATGCACAAATCGCACGGCACTTATCAAATTCAAGCCCGGCGCCTTCTATCCGGGCGTGCCCGTACAACCAGTTCTGCTCCGCTATCCCAACAAGTATGACACCTTCACCTGGACCTGGGATGGGCCGGGCGTGTAAGTGTTGATAACAGCAGCATAATTTCGAGCTCATGctaacgttttgtttttgctttgtgCACAGCCTGCGTCTGCTTTGGCTAACAATGACACAGTTTTATAATCGCTGTGAGATCGAATACCTTCCCGTCTACACGCCTTCCCCGGCCGAGGTGGCCGATGCCAATCTCTATGCGAACAATGTACGAGAAGTAATGGCCAAGTGAGTTCTGTCCGATTGCTGGCAAGCAGTTAGATTGATCGATCGTTCGTGCTAATTCAACCATTTTAATATCTTGTAGGGCATTGGGAGTGCCCACGTCCGACTACTCATTTGAGGATGTCATCGTTATGAGTCGTGCTCGTGAAATGAAAATTCCATTTCCTGGTGACATTGTGGAAATTGAACGCACCCTCGATACTCTTGACCTCTTGGATTCGCAGCGCGACATGGAACTCTGCGAGATGTATCTGAAGCTTACCAACACAGACAAACTGGACATTATCACATTTGCCGAACTCCTCCAAGTGGATCTCAAGAACCCAAATCTGCACAAGCTTTTTGCGCTACTCGATCATGTAAGCGTTAAAGCCCAAATAATTTCATGTGCTTGCGATAAAAACCATTTGCACTTATTCTCTGTATTTGAATATAGCGTCGCAAGGGTACAGTGAGTCTGAAAAGTTTTCTGCTCTGCTCGCTGTTTTGTAAATTGAAGAACAGCGACGTTATAACGTTTCTGCGCGCTCTGATTAAAGTAAGTCTGCTTTATAATCCCTCTGTTACTTTGTAATCCTTCTGTATTTTCTATTATAGCTGTACAGTGAATCGAGCCAACAGATAGACAGGGAGAGCTTCACGCGTTTGTTGCGGCACGGCGGCGACAAGCTGAACGAGAAAAAGGCTCAGGCACTTTTCTTTGCGCTGGACACCGCCAATGTTGGCCACGTCTCCTTCGGTTGGTCTTGGtcttttatttagttttaacgATTTCATTAATTCATTTTGTATATGTTGCTCTAGATATGTTTGCACAGTACACGGAGAAGCAGCCTAGCTACAAGTTTCTCTATCACAAGTCGGAGCACATAAGGCGGACAAAGGCTAATTTAATCaaggccacgcccacagcaaACTGAAGAACCCGCAACAATGCATTTGGAGGCTGCAATACAACTTAAAAAGCTGGTTCTATACTTATTCAGAGCTGTGCCATAGGCAAGCAAACGACAACAGGCCACATAgcagagaaagagatagagacagagaaagagagagagagagaggaatagAGGAATAGTAAGCAAGATAGAGAAGAAAGGTGTAGCACAGTCAACCTAAGCAAAAAGTTCaattataaactatatatatttttaataattaatttatttattgtgtacGTGTTTGTTGCCTACTGTAATTAGAGTTGTATAGCTTGAGGAGAAGGAAGAAGTGTTATTCAGGCAGGTCCAATTGAGAACTTTCCAATTTGAGAAATTGCAAATGtgcaagcatatatataaacaaatgtatatttaGTAATATCGACCTGTCTGCACATAACTTCAAATAGTTACCTTTATGTGTACTTTAACTCTTAACGCAAGTCATTTCATTATTGtgattctatatatatatatatatatatatatatatatatatatatatatatatatatatatattcaaataattcACTGTATACATGTTATGTTGCCAAGTGTGCACACTCATATATCACAAAATAGTTTGGTCTTCTaaccttttatatatatatatatatgagattATACTGGGACACTCAGCTGTCTGTCAGCTAATCCAGTGAATGtagcttcttaaatattaCCCAATGCCAAAATCTTAACacaatgtaaatgtaaatgatAACCAAAAATCGGATCTTCACTTCAGTTTTTACCTTTTCAATGCAGCTCTTGAGTTCCAATCATGTATATATGGTTTTGGGCATATTCTTGGTTAGTTAGTTTGTCgtagacatatatatgtatatatatatattaaaacaagtaTATTTCTTGTGCATTTGTAAACGTAAACACCAAATAGACTTTTGGACACGACTTGTAGCGTCCTCAGCACCCGATTTATAATAGAGTCTGTACTATCTGTACTTAATTCAATCCAAAGACACGAGCAACAGTTATGaccacacacaatcacacacacactcactcacacacacacaaccgtTTATACATAGAATCTGTTCTGTTATTTagaaatttatttgtaaaagttttataaaatgctACAATTTCGGCACACACCGAAGCTTCTATGCTCTTTCCAATGCTGCTTAACTTACAAATGTAGTAAACAAAAATACTCAAGAAATAaattgctcttttttttttttttatatgcaacttGAAAtacttgaaaacaaaaaaaaaaaattatatcaaataaataccaaatttctattaattttgaaatacttttaatcatttgttaaataattgaTGTGATTTAATAATAACTGAAGAGTAACTgatataaatgtttaaatgtgtattatataaacatttagCTTGAGATCCGTTTAACTAACGGCATTTTAGCTAGTTTAACCTAAGATTAAGATAATTTGGGAAAGAGCATATTGATAGGCGTCGATCGGTACGAGGTACGTGGGGGAATGGCAACCAAACACTCAACTCCATAATTTTACACTTGAACTAAGCATAGGCAAAGCACCCATACATTAAACTCCTATATTATAGTGTATGAaccaacaatatatatatttatatatatatatatatatatatacatatttatgaatgTGTTTGTGCTACTATACCAGATATTATTAGAGAAATCTGCTCTGAAATAAATGTGTACCTtttaagcaaaagaaaaataaaggGTATTCGTCTTGTCGTACTACTGTGTCAATTTCCGGCTATCATTGGTGGGCGTACaccatgcggcatgcggcatgctgCAGCGCGGCACAGAAACGCCCCGCAGCTGACATCGCGGGCAGCGAGCGCCGATATTGTCAGAGTTTAATTCATATTGAAGCCAAGTGAACGTGTCGCAGGATCTGCATTCattgtattaaaaatatttgttgaatttttgttCTGTGATCTGAGAATGTGTGCAAAAGTTTGCGTGAAGCATGCTTAGACGCCTAGGACACGTCCAGatgcagctggagctgcttcttctgctgttCCTGCTGTGCCCTGTGCACATGTTTGTCAACTCGTAAGTAGCGCCTGCTACTGGGCCACTACCCGATCTCAATTGGCATCCACTTGCAGGCCCAAGATCATCAGCAAGGATGGCAATCTGATTTTCGAGTCGGGCGCCAATCGCAACATCAGCTTTCGACTGAGCGGCAGCTCGCGGCTGGTCATCAATGAGGAATACGATGTGCTGGAGCTGCTGATGCCCATCAGTGGCAACAAGAAACGACCCACGGGCGCCGCCAAGGACGAGTGGAGCGGCGCCGATGATATTGTCGATCTGCGCGACCTGGCCGATCAGCTAACCGAGTTCCGATCCCAGGCACTCGGCCCCAATGGGTTAAACACGATGTTTCGTCAGATCCAGAACAGGTTTGCGTAATACCCATAAAAATGTCAACACAGAAAGTTGATTGCTGTTGGTATCAATACGAGCAAGTGGTGTGAGCCACTCAGTTTCCGGTTTGAACCAGCTTCCTGTCTTTAGACTTGTTTTCCGGTTTTCCCGATGACCACGCATAAAACGATATACACATCAATATTCCAAGTTCACTCTTAACGAATATACTCTTTTCCACACCGTGAACAGAgtatcttaaatattttttagcaTACACATTTCACATGAGTcacgtctgtctgtctgaaaCTATCCGGGGATGTACAAGGGATGTACGCGCGATGTTGGATGGAAGTTCTTGGTATGTACGTTTCATTCACGTGGAATGTTCAATGTACGTGGGATGCACAGTGGGATACGTGAGACGTACAGATGATGTACGTGGAAAGTATATGGAATGTGGTGTGAACGTTCTTTGGATGTACGTTATATGCGATGCGTGTGGGATATGTGGGCGATCTATGTGTGATGGTAGTGGGATACATAAGATGTACAGATGATGTACGTGGAATGTATATGGGATCTGCGTGAGGCTTATGTGGGACACATGTgcaatttattgatattttttgtGCAGAACACGGGCCAGccgactgctgctgcgacgTCTGCAAGGACGCCTCCGCAGTGTGGAGAACAGGGTGCAGCGGCTAAAGACcaagctggagctggacaGCTGCCACAGCAATCCCTGCGAGAACGGCGGCACCTGCTTTAACACCTACAACGGCTATCGTTGTCAGTGCGGCGCTGCCTTTGAGGTAAGGCATGGGGCGTTTAGGGGGGGCGGCGTCTAAATgtcagatgcagatgcagatgcagatgctgAGAGCTGGTCTCCGTTTTTGGCTTTCTACAGGGCAGCAGGTGCGAGCGGGATGTGAACGAGTGTGCGCTGCTGGAGGGCACAGATCTGGGCTGCCAGAATGGAGGCCAGTGCGTGAATCAGTTTGGCTCGTTTTCGTGCATGTGTGCGCCCGGCTGGCACGGGATGCACTGCAGCCAACGGAAAACGGACTGTGCCGCGGCAAGCACCTGGGAGCTGTGCGGACATGGCAGCTGTGTGCCCAGCAGCGATGCGCTAGGCTATCGGTGCATCTGTGAGCCCGGCTGGCGCAGCAATGGACTGACGCCCACCTGCACCGAGGATATAGACGAGTGCACGGCGGCCGCGCATACGCCCTGCTCCACCAATTGCATCAATTTGCCCGGCAGCTTTACGTGTGCGCCCTGTGCGCCGGGCCTGACCGGCAACGGTGTCAGCTGCCGGGACATTAACGAATGCGAGACCAACAACGGCGGCTGCAGCCTCAGCCCGCGGGTGGAGTGCATCAACAGCTACGGCTCCAGCCACTGCGGCGAGTGCCCCGTCGGCTGGACGGGCGACGGACGCAACTGCcagcgcaacagcaacagcaacagcaacggggACTCGCCCAACGGCAGCCCAAATGCCGTTGGCCTCACCAGCTGTGCACAGCGCGCCTCCCTCTGCCATCCGGCTGCCATCTGCTCGGAGATTTCCAATACGATCATCTGCAGCTGTCCCCTCGGAATGGTGGGCAACGGCTACGGCGAGAACGGTTGCCTGCGCGGCACCAACCACAACTGCAACGATCTGCCCTGCCTGGTAAGTATTCCATCTGAGCACCTGTTGCCATATCACCTGCATACTGCCCACACTCTGAGTCCGAGTCTCGGAAAACTCAATAGGTCCCATGACActtatatatgatatagtgaatCGACTTGATCGAGCGGTAGAAAATCGTATCTTTGACAAGTTACATGAATGTCGTGatgatatataaaatatatttaaatatatccaTACGCCAAGCACCAATCCTGTAGCAGCACAGATGGATAGACGACCCGATACACAATATCCAATAAAGATATACAATTGTATATATTCTAACGGGGCCGGGCCTTGCCTGTGGTAGGTTTTGTGCCCGtggaaaatacaaatttaccCATCTTGATCTACAATTCCAtatcaaaatatgtatgtaaaaagTTGTTAAGTAAACTTTCGTCCATTAAAACTTTGACCCACTTTCGGCACCCACGAacgaaaatgatttttaagcgttttccgccaattttcCACTGTTGTGAATGGAATTTAGCAAAAACGCGGAGATttcaaaataagtttgaatcaaatcggacaaaacttaaacttAGCCCAACAAATCTTAGAATCGAAGAAGCTTCTCAAATCATTTTCCCGGGGTAAGATTTTCCCcctcaaatgaaaattttaacAAAGTTCTTTGGAAAATGGGCTCGAGGCCGAGcggctggcaaataaaaaagttgtatgcaaaagtttttcgcGAGATTTCCCGAAACCCCAGCCGGCAcaatcatatatatgtatatttatttaccttTAAGCTTGGCTCGTTTGCAAAATCTCCAAGGTTCCAGGTTCCGCCCCCAAAATCATGATAATGTTCGGATTCCACCGACCAAAGCCGGCTTTTCGTCGGATCTTTTCTTTTCTGATCTTGGTTTACATAGTCAGGCTTTGCTTTTGCGATGAATTGCAGGCAGAAAGTTGGAATCTTTGAATCAATGTGTGCGGGTTAGAGGAAGAAACCTATTCCACCAGCTTGTggtgtacagggtattgaGCAGTTGGGCCAAGCCGACTGCAACTTTCTTATCTATCTTGATCTCATTTTCGACAGAATGGAGGCGTCTGCATGGATGCTGGTCCCACGAACTATACGTGCATTTGCCAGCGCGGCTTCCATGGGCCACGCTGCGACCCGCTGCCCAATCCGTGCACATCGCAGCCCTGCCAGAACGATGGCCGCTGCAGTCCGACGCCGACAGATGGAGCCggcggaggcggcggcggaggcggCGGCTTCGTTTGCCAGTGCCAGCCGGGCTATCGGGGTCGGCTGTGCAATGTACGCTTCAGCAGCTGCAACGCGATGCTGACCGGGCTGAGCGGAAGACTACGGTATCCGCCGGCGGGCAACAGTTACGAGCACAATGCTCAATGCGCCTGGGTGATACGGACAAACGAATCGCTGGTGCTGAATGTGACATTCCATAGCTTCCATGTGGAGGACTCGACGGACTGCCGCTTCGATTGGTTGCAGATCAACGACGGCCGCTCCGCGGCAGCCCAGATCATTGGACGCTATTGCGGCAATCACATACCGCATGGCGGCACTATCATCTCCTCCAGCAATCAGTTGTACCTGTGGTTCCGTTCGGATGCCTCAACGGCGCACGCGGGCTTCGATCTTTCCTGGCAATCGATGGCGCCGCAGTGCGGCGGCCTTGTCCAGTTCGAAACGCACGGCACACTGGCCTCGCCGGGCTCGCCGGGCAATTATCCGCGCAATCGCGACTGCCAGTGGCGTCTGGTGGCGCCCAGCAACAAGCGGATCAAGCTCACATTCTTCACCCTGCAGCTGGAACAGCACGAAAGCTGCAACTTTGACTTTGTTTCGGTGAGTATGGGTTTGATTGATTGGCCGATGGACGggcttgattgattgattggctGTTTGTTTGGCTTGCAGATCAGTGATGCCATATCTGGCCGGGAGCTGTACAAGTACTGCAGCCGGGAGCAGCCGGCAccgttgctgctgcccacACACGAGGCCCTCGTTAGGTTCCACTCGGATGAGACGGGCAGCGATTTGGGCTTCCAGCTGCATTACTCCACCGAGGAGCGGCTGCCGGGCTGCGGTGGCGTCTACACCAGCAAGGAGGGCTCGATACGTTCGCCCACCTATGACATTGGCTCCGATGCAATTTCGTGCGAATACGAGATCCGGCTAGCCATGGGCGAGTCCATCAGCCTGGACTTCAGCAAGTTCGAGCTGGCGCCGGATGCCTGCATCGAGCTATATGACGTGCTGGACGCGCCCAATGCACAGGCCGTTTCGTATGTGCTCCAGAGCAAGCACTGCGGCGGTCCTGGCGAATCCTTGCCGCCGAGCATTCACTCGCTCTACAATCGTATGCGCATCATCTATACCAGCAGCTCGCCCAGAGCCGCCACCGTCGATCGCTTCGAGCTGAACTATCACATGGACTGCTCGCAGACCTACGATGCGCCCAGCGGCATCATTAGCTCGCCGGGCTATCCCAATCTGACGGCGGACAGCGAGCTGCACTGCACGTATAAGATACTCACGGCACCCAATACGGTCATCACGCTCAAGCGCTTGGACTTTCAGCTATCGGACAACATGATGGATGAGGAGGAGATGGAGGAGTTGGGTTTGAGTGTCAGCGGACCGGATAACTGCGCGGCTGGCACCAGTGTCAGAATCAACGACGGGCTCAATCGGGCCATACTGGGACCCTTCTGTGGTAGCAGGCTGCCCGCCGAGGAGTATGTCAGCCAGACGAACATGCTGGTCCTGCATCTGAACACCTCGCCGCCCAACAGGGGTCGTGGCTTTAGGTTCGAGTATCGGGCTGTGCCAGTGGCAGGCAGCCAGTGCGGTGGTGTCCACACCAAGGAGGGCCAGAACATACGGCTGCCGGTGGATGCGCAGGGCGAGTACCGCAATGAAATGACCTGCTACTGGATCATTATGGCGCCGCCCAACAAGGCCATACTCTTGAACTGGCTGAGCTTTGATGTGGAGGGACGCGGTGACTGCAGCTACGATTACGTTGAGGTCTATGACGGTCTGATTAGTCAGGAAGAGAGCGATTCAGCATCGCCGCTGGCACGCTTCTGCGGCAATCAAGTGCCGGAGGATCTGGTGAGTCATGCACGCCTTCTGACCATCAAGTTCTTGTCGGACTTCAGTAATACGGGCAACGGCTTTGAGCTGTCGTATCGGTTCGTGGAGCGGGACATGTGCGGCGGTCGCATATATGCCTCGGCCGGCATGCTCAACTCACCCGGGTATCCGCTTAACTATAGCAACGGGCTCGACTGCATCTGGATGCTTAGCTCGTCGCCGGGCAACCAGATAGAGCTGCAAGTGGAGCTGTTCGAGCTGGCCGCCACGCGAAACTGCAGCGGCGATTGGCTGGAGGTGCGCAACGGTGGCAACAATCAGTCCAGCCTAATCGGACGCTTCTGCGGCACAAGCATACCCCGTCGGATACCCAGCTTTACGCACGAAATCTATTTGCACTTTCACACGGACGATGTCGGTGTCGCGCGCGGCTTTCGTCTGTCGTGGCGCAACTTTGCCAACGGCTGCGGCGGCCGACTTACTGGAAACGCTGGGGTCATCACCTCGCCCAACTATCCCAATTCGTATCCGAACAATGCCCATTGCGAGTGGCAGGTGCGCGTGCATCCC
This window of the Drosophila virilis strain 15010-1051.87 chromosome X, Dvir_AGI_RSII-ME, whole genome shotgun sequence genome carries:
- the LPCAT gene encoding lysophosphatidylcholine acyltransferase — encoded protein: MTTSSIKRRRSPHDARASNDGDGLENDNDNNSSTRSSRSRSSSGSSSSALPNNSISISSNMSKRDSEEDTWASKGYSYINPFVHRIEIDSHIEVAKIYVLTVLLLPIRVVGCILSLLSAWMFACIGLYGISMEELQAKPLSGWRRHMQYWTARAMRMVYTSGSFLYIEMKGTPASAKEAPILVVAPHSSYVDSILVVSGHPPSIVAKRETADIPLLGRIINYAQPIYVQREDPNSRQNTIRHIVDRARSSDDWPQVVIFSEGTCTNRTALIKFKPGAFYPGVPVQPVLLRYPNKYDTFTWTWDGPGVLRLLWLTMTQFYNRCEIEYLPVYTPSPAEVADANLYANNVREVMAKALGVPTSDYSFEDVIVMSRAREMKIPFPGDIVEIERTLDTLDLLDSQRDMELCEMYLKLTNTDKLDIITFAELLQVDLKNPNLHKLFALLDHRRKGTVSLKSFLLCSLFCKLKNSDVITFLRALIKLYSESSQQIDRESFTRLLRHGGDKLNEKKAQALFFALDTANVGHVSFDMFAQYTEKQPSYKFLYHKSEHIRRTKANLIKATPTAN